A genomic region of bacterium contains the following coding sequences:
- a CDS encoding serine protease, which yields MRRFAGYLCAALMFAVMIVSSSRVEGRDDPKEKKTYDCSVCDNEAYESTANKALMYMHVAGVDEGMKEHRARRFMVQGGTAFAFREHRKAPVRICTAWHVVAELREWNGTLFAVYLWNMHEIVPLVASCYNANADIVVLDFEDPDYEYQGSVLNLGDEKELEKGDDVVAMGAPHSHLFMRTEGEFSFRGKEEGGANRFLHSALTAPGMSGGPVLDKTGLVIGVNISCYPDDHKHHSGMSVAAPVSDLKAMLEDERRKRKEKEKKK from the coding sequence ATGCGTAGGTTTGCCGGATACCTCTGTGCGGCGCTGATGTTTGCCGTGATGATCGTGAGCTCTTCCCGCGTGGAAGGCCGCGACGATCCGAAGGAAAAGAAAACGTACGACTGCAGCGTCTGCGACAACGAGGCGTACGAGTCGACGGCGAATAAGGCGCTCATGTACATGCACGTGGCCGGTGTGGATGAAGGGATGAAGGAGCACCGCGCGCGAAGGTTCATGGTGCAGGGCGGCACCGCGTTCGCGTTCCGTGAGCATCGGAAGGCACCCGTGCGCATCTGCACCGCGTGGCATGTCGTCGCGGAACTCCGGGAGTGGAACGGAACGCTGTTCGCGGTCTACCTCTGGAACATGCACGAGATCGTGCCGCTCGTCGCGTCGTGCTACAACGCGAATGCGGATATCGTGGTGCTGGACTTTGAGGATCCGGACTACGAATACCAGGGAAGCGTCTTGAACCTTGGCGACGAGAAAGAGCTTGAAAAGGGAGACGATGTTGTCGCGATGGGCGCGCCGCATTCCCATTTGTTCATGCGTACGGAGGGAGAGTTTAGCTTCCGCGGCAAAGAGGAGGGCGGAGCAAACCGCTTTTTGCATAGCGCTTTGACGGCGCCAGGCATGTCCGGAGGTCCGGTACTCGACAAGACCGGATTGGTTATCGGGGTGAACATCTCTTGTTATCCCGACGATCACAAACACCATTCCGGCATGAGTGTCGCTGCGCCCGTCAGTGACCTCAAGGCTATGCTCGAGGATGAGCGGCGCAAGCGGAAGGAAAAGGAAAAGAAGAAGTAA
- the rplL gene encoding 50S ribosomal protein L7/L12 — MANYDEILSKIEVLNAMELSELVKAMEVKFGISAAMPVAAAGAGAAVAEAEEKTSWKVMLKTGGEQKIQVIKVLREVTGLGLKEAKDMVDASPKVVKEGLKKEDAEELKKKLEAAGATVELQ, encoded by the coding sequence ATGGCAAATTACGACGAAATCTTATCAAAGATTGAAGTGTTGAACGCGATGGAGCTCTCGGAGCTCGTGAAAGCGATGGAGGTGAAGTTCGGTATTTCGGCGGCGATGCCGGTCGCGGCGGCGGGCGCAGGCGCGGCAGTGGCCGAAGCCGAAGAGAAGACCTCCTGGAAGGTGATGCTCAAAACAGGCGGCGAGCAGAAGATTCAGGTCATCAAGGTGTTGCGCGAAGTAACCGGTCTTGGCTTAAAAGAAGCGAAGGACATGGTGGACGCCTCGCCGAAGGTGGTCAAAGAGGGATTGAAGAAAGAGGACGCGGAAGAGTTGAAGAAGAAGCTGGAAGCCGCTGGTGCAACGGTGGAATTGCAGTAA
- the murF gene encoding UDP-N-acetylmuramoyl-tripeptide--D-alanyl-D-alanine ligase, with protein sequence MKDFLIRQLQSILKWLAQAIIAKYHPRVIAITGSVGKTSAKEAVYAALKDTANVRRSRGNFNNELGAPLAILGDWKKIEGVFFWLKVVVRGFWNIVQKTAYPEILVLEYGVQKPGDMRYLLEIAKPVVSIVTAMGEVPAHLEFFKSAEDLIREKARLVEAVLANGVVILNADDKNVLAMKERTRAHVMTVGTKANADVRVTSVVNQELEDGRPVGVTFKLEYRRNSVSVRLMGVLGKSHAYAAAFGVAAGLSLGGNLAQLASSVEKNYVPAKHRMAIVRGANGANLIDDTYNASPLSMRAALDVVKSLKPKRAVGVLGDMLELGGASDEAHASIGEYAGKVLDVLVTVGEKARIIAEHSGLAKKNIVSVSVAKDAVPVIKNLLKSGDLVLIKASRGIGLDTVVDALRESAKS encoded by the coding sequence GTGAAAGATTTTTTAATCAGACAATTGCAGAGTATTCTGAAGTGGCTCGCGCAGGCGATAATTGCGAAATATCATCCGCGGGTTATTGCTATTACCGGAAGCGTGGGGAAAACATCGGCCAAGGAAGCGGTATACGCGGCGCTGAAAGACACGGCTAATGTTCGCCGCTCGCGTGGGAATTTTAATAATGAACTGGGCGCGCCGCTCGCGATTTTGGGCGATTGGAAAAAAATTGAAGGCGTGTTTTTTTGGCTGAAGGTTGTTGTTCGTGGCTTTTGGAATATTGTCCAGAAAACGGCGTACCCCGAAATTCTTGTGCTGGAGTACGGCGTGCAAAAGCCCGGTGACATGAGATATCTTTTGGAGATTGCAAAACCGGTGGTCAGTATTGTGACCGCCATGGGCGAGGTGCCGGCGCATCTGGAGTTTTTTAAAAGCGCGGAAGACCTGATACGTGAAAAAGCGCGACTAGTGGAAGCTGTGCTTGCAAACGGCGTTGTGATACTGAACGCCGATGATAAAAACGTTCTTGCGATGAAGGAGCGTACGCGCGCCCATGTGATGACGGTCGGAACAAAGGCAAATGCCGACGTGCGCGTCACAAGCGTAGTTAATCAGGAGCTTGAAGATGGGCGTCCCGTCGGAGTAACATTTAAACTTGAATATCGGAGAAACAGTGTGTCGGTGCGCCTTATGGGCGTGCTTGGAAAATCACACGCGTATGCGGCCGCTTTCGGCGTTGCGGCGGGGCTTTCGTTAGGCGGCAATTTGGCGCAATTGGCGTCGTCGGTTGAAAAAAATTATGTACCCGCGAAGCACCGCATGGCGATTGTTCGCGGCGCGAATGGCGCGAACCTTATTGACGATACGTATAACGCGTCGCCACTTTCCATGAGGGCGGCGCTGGATGTGGTGAAGTCGTTAAAACCAAAACGCGCGGTCGGTGTCCTCGGTGATATGCTGGAGTTAGGAGGCGCATCCGACGAAGCGCACGCGAGTATTGGGGAATACGCCGGCAAGGTGCTTGATGTGCTGGTGACCGTCGGTGAAAAAGCACGCATCATCGCGGAGCATTCCGGATTAGCAAAGAAAAATATTGTCAGCGTTTCAGTCGCGAAAGACGCCGTTCCTGTTATTAAAAACTTGCTAAAATCCGGAGATTTGGTTTTAATAAAGGCGTCACGCGGTATTGGGCTTGATACCGTTGTTGATGCTTTGCGCGAGTCCGCAAAGAGCTAA
- the tgt gene encoding tRNA guanosine(34) transglycosylase Tgt: protein MISFHILKKSPKSNARLGILKTPHGEVETPALVPVATQAVVKTLTSAEVVRTNSQLLISNTFHLHLKPGEAVVKKSGGLHEFMQWPKPIMTDSAGYQVFSLGFGRDYGTGKILKEKRGEKIVRGDQPKAIRITEDGVRFRSPVDGREIFIGPKESIKIQEALGADIIFAFDECTSPIADEAYTRSAMERTHRWAKVCLEAKRSRQALYGIVQGGKFKKLRQASAAYIGALPFDGVGIGGEFGDNKKTMSAMLRTVMKELPEGKPRHLLGIGHLEDIEKIVREGVDTFDCTVPTHYARHGVAFTSRGRLDMRKMKFMTDRKPLDPACDCETCGTYSRSYITHLLRAGEITALRLLTFHNLYYFNGVVAEVRRMIKNGKL, encoded by the coding sequence ATGATTTCTTTCCATATCCTCAAAAAATCCCCCAAAAGCAATGCCCGTTTGGGCATCTTAAAAACGCCGCATGGCGAGGTGGAAACGCCGGCCTTGGTGCCGGTTGCGACGCAGGCGGTCGTGAAAACTTTGACTTCTGCCGAAGTCGTGCGCACAAACTCACAGCTACTTATTTCAAACACGTTTCACTTACACCTCAAGCCCGGAGAAGCAGTAGTGAAGAAATCCGGCGGGTTGCATGAGTTTATGCAATGGCCGAAGCCGATCATGACCGACTCTGCGGGTTATCAGGTGTTCAGTTTGGGATTCGGCCGGGATTACGGAACGGGGAAAATTTTGAAAGAAAAGCGCGGGGAAAAAATTGTGCGGGGCGACCAGCCGAAGGCGATAAGAATCACCGAGGACGGTGTGCGCTTCCGTTCGCCGGTTGATGGACGGGAGATTTTCATCGGTCCGAAAGAGTCAATTAAGATTCAGGAAGCGTTAGGCGCCGATATTATTTTCGCCTTTGACGAGTGCACGAGTCCAATAGCAGACGAGGCATATACAAGGAGCGCGATGGAACGCACGCATCGGTGGGCAAAAGTGTGTTTGGAGGCCAAGCGTTCACGGCAAGCGCTCTACGGCATCGTGCAGGGCGGAAAGTTTAAGAAGTTGCGGCAAGCGTCCGCCGCCTACATCGGGGCACTCCCGTTTGACGGCGTCGGAATCGGCGGGGAATTCGGTGACAATAAAAAGACCATGAGTGCCATGCTCCGGACTGTGATGAAAGAATTGCCCGAGGGAAAACCGAGGCATCTTTTGGGCATCGGGCATTTGGAAGATATTGAAAAAATTGTTCGCGAAGGAGTTGATACGTTTGATTGCACGGTGCCCACGCATTATGCGCGGCATGGCGTGGCGTTCACTTCCCGCGGCCGGTTGGACATGCGAAAGATGAAATTTATGACCGACAGAAAACCACTTGATCCGGCGTGCGACTGTGAGACGTGCGGCACGTATTCGCGCAGCTATATCACGCACCTTTTGCGCGCCGGCGAAATCACCGCGTTGCGCCTCCTCACGTTCCATAATCTTTATTATTTTAATGGCGTTGTTGCAGAGGTGCGGCGCATGATAAAGAACGGAAAGCTGTGA
- the rsmH gene encoding 16S rRNA (cytosine(1402)-N(4))-methyltransferase RsmH gives MIHKPVLKNEVLAALDPKPGEFFIDGTLGAGGHAELICERIGKTGRLLAVDADQKAIENFASNVKCQMSNVVSVNSNFVRLPDILKEKNLGLADGLLLDLGLSSDELAASGRGFSFQVNEPLLMTLDAAATPVMAILRTHSEEQLAGIIKKYGEERYAGRIAGEIKNTLRRQPIETTFDLRDAVLRAVPVQYTHGRIHAATRTFMAFRIYANHEYENLESILRNLPDIVRDGGRVAVITFHSGEDRIAKNVLRDLAKSGTLTLINKKVIVPAREEILANPRSRSAKLRAAVIGVKQSGASGDALAIRPASILYSRY, from the coding sequence ATGATTCACAAACCTGTTCTTAAAAATGAAGTACTCGCGGCGCTTGATCCAAAACCGGGCGAGTTTTTTATTGACGGAACATTGGGCGCCGGCGGACACGCCGAATTGATTTGTGAACGAATTGGGAAGACGGGACGGTTGCTCGCCGTTGATGCTGATCAAAAAGCGATTGAAAATTTTGCGTCAAATGTCAAATGTCAAATGTCAAATGTTGTTTCTGTCAACTCCAACTTTGTACGACTGCCCGACATCTTGAAAGAAAAAAATCTTGGGCTCGCTGACGGCCTACTGCTGGACCTTGGCCTTTCTTCGGACGAGCTGGCGGCCTCCGGCAGGGGATTTTCGTTTCAGGTGAATGAGCCGTTGCTGATGACGCTTGATGCCGCGGCAACGCCGGTGATGGCAATACTCCGCACGCATTCCGAGGAACAACTTGCCGGCATCATTAAAAAATACGGCGAAGAACGTTATGCAGGTCGCATCGCCGGAGAAATCAAAAACACCTTGCGCCGGCAGCCGATTGAGACAACATTTGACCTCCGTGACGCGGTACTCCGCGCGGTGCCGGTGCAGTACACCCATGGGCGCATTCACGCCGCGACGCGTACGTTTATGGCGTTCCGCATCTACGCGAACCACGAATACGAGAATCTGGAATCGATATTGCGGAATCTGCCGGATATCGTGCGTGACGGCGGGAGAGTCGCCGTCATCACATTCCATTCTGGAGAAGATCGCATCGCGAAGAACGTGCTGCGTGACCTCGCAAAATCCGGAACACTCACGCTCATCAATAAAAAAGTGATTGTGCCCGCCCGCGAGGAAATCCTTGCGAATCCGCGTTCCCGTTCCGCCAAACTCCGCGCCGCCGTTATTGGCGTGAAACAGAGTGGTGCATCGGGCGATGCGCTCGCCATCCGCCCCGCCTCTATCCTCTATTCGCGTTATTAA
- a CDS encoding penicillin-binding protein 2 yields MTISRSSISSARLVCVIVFLFGMYGALITNLYNLQIAKGKYYAARAEAQHRLAGYLAPPRGGIYLTDKYSNSIPAAINKAYPTIYVAPKEIEDVEEGSALLSNALGVDIEKIKTMLSKSNDPYELLVKRATAEEVQRVRDANVKGVYVDSEDYRYYPFGSLAAQVLGYVGSGSDNREVGRYGIEAQYNALLAGSPGAVEGDKIEKPLAGHDLHLTLDRNIEARVEEVLERLVSEHEATGGTIIVQEPKTGNIRALANYPTFDPNTYAKFPLGNFLNPAAQALYEPGSITKILTMAGALDAGKVTPDTAFYDVGFLTLNGKTIRNWDLKAYGKTTMTDVITHSINTGAAFAERKLGDDRFYNYLVNFGFNDPTGIGLPGELAGNLRNLVRNAREINFATASFGQGISVTPLEMIGAVSALANGGTLMKPRILGDEPPQMVRRVVSESAAEATTRMMVAAVKEGKIADIPGYEVAGKTGTAQVADLKKGGYGNDVINSYAGYAPAFDPRFVILIKLDKPKGAPLAGATVVPAFRELAEFLLQYYDVPPDAQTTN; encoded by the coding sequence ATGACCATTTCCCGCTCATCAATTTCGTCCGCGCGATTAGTATGCGTCATCGTTTTTTTGTTTGGTATGTACGGCGCGCTCATCACGAATCTGTATAATCTCCAAATCGCCAAAGGGAAATATTATGCCGCGCGAGCCGAAGCGCAGCACCGGCTGGCGGGATATCTCGCGCCGCCGCGGGGCGGCATCTATCTCACGGACAAGTACAGCAACAGCATCCCGGCGGCAATTAATAAGGCATACCCAACGATATATGTCGCGCCGAAAGAAATTGAAGACGTTGAAGAGGGAAGCGCGTTGTTAAGCAACGCGTTGGGTGTGGATATTGAAAAAATAAAAACGATGCTTTCCAAAAGCAATGACCCGTATGAGCTTTTGGTCAAGCGCGCGACTGCCGAGGAGGTGCAGCGCGTGCGGGACGCGAACGTGAAAGGCGTCTACGTTGATAGCGAGGATTATCGTTATTATCCGTTCGGAAGTTTGGCGGCGCAGGTGCTTGGCTATGTCGGTTCAGGAAGCGATAACCGGGAAGTCGGGCGCTATGGCATTGAGGCGCAGTATAATGCATTGCTCGCCGGTTCGCCCGGGGCGGTGGAGGGTGACAAAATTGAGAAGCCGCTGGCGGGACACGATTTGCATTTGACGCTTGACCGCAACATTGAGGCGCGGGTTGAAGAAGTGCTTGAACGGCTGGTAAGTGAACACGAAGCGACCGGAGGAACAATCATTGTCCAGGAGCCGAAAACAGGAAATATCCGCGCGTTGGCAAACTATCCCACGTTTGATCCGAACACATACGCGAAGTTTCCGCTGGGAAACTTTTTGAATCCCGCGGCGCAGGCGCTCTACGAGCCGGGTTCCATTACAAAAATTCTTACGATGGCGGGTGCGTTGGACGCAGGGAAGGTCACGCCGGACACCGCGTTTTATGATGTCGGATTTTTGACGCTGAACGGGAAAACCATCCGGAATTGGGACTTGAAGGCGTATGGCAAAACAACGATGACCGATGTCATCACGCACTCCATCAACACCGGCGCCGCGTTCGCGGAGCGGAAGCTCGGCGATGACCGCTTTTATAATTATTTGGTCAATTTTGGTTTTAATGATCCGACCGGCATCGGACTACCCGGAGAACTTGCGGGAAATCTGCGGAACCTTGTGCGTAACGCGAGGGAAATCAATTTCGCGACGGCATCGTTCGGGCAGGGAATTTCCGTAACGCCACTGGAGATGATCGGAGCTGTTTCGGCGCTCGCGAACGGCGGCACGCTGATGAAGCCGAGAATATTGGGCGATGAACCACCGCAGATGGTGCGCCGCGTGGTGTCGGAATCCGCGGCGGAGGCGACGACGCGCATGATGGTTGCGGCCGTAAAGGAGGGGAAAATCGCTGATATCCCCGGATATGAAGTCGCGGGAAAAACCGGAACAGCGCAAGTCGCGGATCTGAAAAAGGGCGGCTATGGGAACGACGTCATTAATTCGTATGCCGGGTATGCCCCGGCATTTGACCCACGCTTCGTTATTCTGATAAAACTAGATAAGCCGAAAGGCGCGCCGCTCGCGGGCGCGACGGTTGTTCCGGCGTTTCGGGAGCTCGCGGAGTTTTTGTTGCAATACTATGATGTACCGCCGGACGCACAAACAACGAATTAA
- the trmD gene encoding tRNA (guanosine(37)-N1)-methyltransferase TrmD, which translates to MTRFDIITIFPHILDSYFSESILKRAQEKRLIKIVSHNLRDFTSERHNKVDDSPYGGGPGMVLQVAPIYKAVEFAKRKGSPSTSSGTKKKTRVILFSTRGKTFDATAARRLAKYDQLIFICGRYEGVDERVAQHVADEEISIGDFVLSGGELPAAVVIEAVARQIPGVLGKYASLEEVKGSYPVYTRPEMFVPKRGAKPWKVPKVLVEGDHKKIEEWRKQF; encoded by the coding sequence ATGACAAGATTTGACATCATCACAATTTTCCCGCATATCCTTGACTCCTATTTCAGCGAGTCAATTTTGAAGCGTGCCCAAGAGAAGCGTTTGATTAAAATTGTCAGCCACAACCTTCGCGATTTCACGAGCGAGCGCCATAACAAAGTTGATGATAGTCCATACGGTGGGGGACCGGGGATGGTATTGCAGGTTGCGCCGATTTATAAGGCGGTTGAATTTGCGAAACGTAAAGGTAGCCCTTCGACAAGCTCAGGGACTAAGAAAAAAACAAGAGTGATTTTATTTTCAACGCGCGGAAAAACGTTTGACGCGACTGCCGCGCGGCGGCTGGCGAAGTACGATCAGTTGATTTTCATTTGCGGCCGCTATGAGGGCGTGGATGAGCGCGTGGCGCAACATGTTGCCGACGAAGAAATTTCCATCGGTGATTTTGTGCTTTCCGGCGGCGAGCTTCCGGCGGCAGTGGTTATTGAAGCGGTTGCCAGGCAAATCCCCGGTGTACTCGGGAAGTATGCATCATTGGAAGAAGTGAAGGGGAGTTATCCGGTCTATACACGTCCGGAAATGTTTGTCCCGAAGCGTGGCGCAAAACCGTGGAAGGTCCCGAAAGTCCTCGTAGAAGGCGATCATAAAAAAATAGAGGAGTGGAGGAAGCAATTTTAG
- a CDS encoding ribonuclease HII, which translates to MRWIIGIDEVGRGSLAGPVMVCALAMPHGFRIFPELVEGLPKLRDSKQLSASQRECWAAWVKTQPDIHFMVARVYPRGIERMNISQAANLAATRACYRLLPELACPPKPWRRRVEGVHNGSPSINSGRNIKVLLDGGLYLRVNPRSYPRLSASTIVKGDEKFTAIKLASIVAKVARDKFMHTLDVRYPQYGLAIHKGYGTKRHIAAIKKYGPSEIHRATFVKNFVV; encoded by the coding sequence ATGCGATGGATTATCGGAATAGACGAAGTCGGCCGGGGTTCCCTTGCCGGTCCTGTGATGGTTTGCGCGCTGGCGATGCCGCACGGTTTTCGGATATTCCCTGAGCTTGTCGAAGGGTTACCGAAACTCCGCGACTCCAAGCAGCTTTCCGCATCTCAACGCGAGTGCTGGGCGGCGTGGGTGAAAACGCAGCCGGACATCCATTTTATGGTTGCCCGCGTATATCCGCGGGGGATTGAGCGCATGAACATTTCCCAAGCCGCGAATCTTGCGGCAACTCGCGCTTGCTATAGATTATTGCCTGAGCTTGCCTGCCCGCCAAAGCCTTGGCGTCGGAGGGTCGAAGGCGTACATAATGGTAGTCCTTCGATAAACTCAGGGCGTAACATCAAAGTTCTCCTTGACGGCGGTCTGTATCTCCGTGTAAATCCGCGTAGCTATCCGCGTCTTTCCGCTTCTACCATCGTCAAAGGCGACGAAAAATTCACCGCCATCAAACTCGCCTCTATTGTCGCGAAAGTCGCGCGCGACAAGTTTATGCATACGTTAGACGTCCGTTACCCGCAATATGGGCTCGCAATACACAAAGGATATGGCACCAAGCGCCACATCGCCGCGATAAAAAAGTACGGCCCATCCGAAATCCATCGCGCGACATTTGTGAAGAATTTCGTCGTATAA
- the rplJ gene encoding 50S ribosomal protein L10: protein MLTKIQKKEQVERGAKELKNAKSLIFADFTGVKTADVKNLKTALRAFGATYKVFKKRLLNIAMKDVGVAVDLKQFPGQLGTVFAPKAVYDVAGTVYKFAKDLLKKAKVDFKVMGAYDAGEKKFYDAPQFATIAKLPSREVLLAQIAMMLTMPVKKVMVGLNGRKEQLEKTTA, encoded by the coding sequence ATGCTTACAAAAATACAAAAGAAAGAGCAGGTTGAACGTGGCGCGAAAGAGCTCAAAAACGCGAAGAGTTTGATTTTCGCGGATTTCACCGGTGTTAAAACCGCCGACGTGAAGAATCTGAAAACCGCGTTGCGGGCATTTGGCGCGACGTACAAAGTGTTTAAGAAGCGGCTCTTGAATATCGCGATGAAAGACGTGGGCGTTGCGGTTGATCTGAAACAGTTTCCGGGTCAGCTTGGCACCGTGTTCGCGCCAAAAGCGGTATACGATGTCGCGGGCACCGTGTATAAGTTCGCGAAAGATCTTTTGAAGAAGGCGAAAGTTGACTTCAAAGTGATGGGCGCGTATGATGCGGGCGAGAAAAAGTTCTACGATGCCCCACAGTTCGCTACGATTGCGAAGTTGCCGTCGCGCGAAGTGCTTCTGGCGCAGATCGCGATGATGCTCACGATGCCGGTCAAAAAAGTAATGGTTGGGCTCAACGGTCGAAAAGAACAATTAGAAAAAACAACTGCATAA
- a CDS encoding trypsin-like peptidase domain-containing protein codes for MSTRTSLVLAGLAVVLMTLGVKDYRQNRKYEELQNQMAAQNAATKKLEGLQAKYDDEIRALYNAQLQHIKMLARMTDEALNALGQAAEMRLREVTGVWEQRLDDLKAASDAQHAADVARIAAMERALMAAGSGAPDGSDLATIWKENNAVVKIYVYSSFEFDRLTGISVDENGNLKFNTKKFRFEGVIGHLSGFVEEQKKNVDGSDEEYQYLWSASHIKDRDNSQPIKELWCAFRDDLNLQPEKVEIVGYDWRYDLSLLRFRKGFKFPGKAFRLGNMADVQPGDKVVAMGSPLDAQFAITEGEVMDVDYLGIEQGLTQPRILVHSAQITFGNSGGPLILKRTGEVVGVNVALMNKPGGYFMSTSVSDMKDMYPRLKNARGFEVLHSQLEHAAFVNSWRFNPPDWAGIGMKTVVERCVVTTEVMKDSVADKAGLVAGDIVLSWNGVVPKDDAHLWRMITNVVPSAVGTMMVKRGDEMKELKIALGIFKGSVFTHERYKLEEVPEKK; via the coding sequence ATGAGTACCCGCACCAGTCTTGTGCTTGCGGGACTGGCGGTTGTTCTTATGACGCTTGGCGTCAAGGACTATCGTCAGAATCGCAAGTACGAGGAACTCCAGAACCAGATGGCGGCGCAAAATGCCGCGACCAAGAAGTTGGAAGGGCTTCAGGCGAAGTACGACGATGAGATCCGAGCGCTCTACAACGCGCAGCTCCAGCACATCAAGATGCTCGCGCGGATGACTGACGAAGCACTCAATGCGCTCGGTCAGGCTGCCGAGATGCGGCTCCGTGAGGTCACGGGCGTGTGGGAGCAGCGACTCGACGATCTGAAGGCCGCATCCGACGCCCAGCACGCCGCGGATGTCGCGCGCATCGCCGCGATGGAACGGGCGCTGATGGCTGCCGGAAGCGGAGCGCCGGATGGCTCCGATCTCGCGACGATCTGGAAGGAAAACAACGCCGTCGTGAAGATCTACGTGTACTCCAGCTTTGAGTTTGACCGCCTCACGGGCATCTCCGTTGACGAGAACGGCAATCTCAAGTTCAACACGAAGAAGTTCAGGTTCGAAGGAGTCATCGGCCACCTCTCCGGGTTCGTGGAAGAGCAGAAGAAGAACGTGGACGGCTCGGACGAGGAGTACCAATACCTCTGGTCGGCGAGCCACATCAAGGACCGCGACAACAGCCAGCCCATCAAGGAGCTCTGGTGCGCGTTCCGCGATGACCTGAATCTGCAACCGGAGAAGGTGGAGATCGTCGGCTACGACTGGCGCTACGATCTCTCGCTGCTCCGATTCCGCAAGGGATTCAAGTTCCCCGGAAAGGCGTTCCGGCTGGGCAACATGGCCGACGTGCAACCGGGTGACAAGGTGGTGGCAATGGGAAGCCCGCTGGACGCGCAGTTCGCCATCACCGAAGGTGAGGTGATGGACGTGGACTATCTCGGCATTGAGCAGGGGCTCACCCAGCCGCGCATCCTCGTGCACTCGGCGCAGATCACCTTCGGGAACTCCGGCGGTCCGCTCATCCTGAAGCGTACGGGCGAAGTCGTCGGCGTGAACGTCGCGCTGATGAACAAGCCCGGTGGGTACTTCATGTCTACCTCGGTCAGCGACATGAAGGACATGTACCCGCGACTCAAGAATGCGCGCGGTTTCGAGGTGCTGCACTCGCAGCTGGAACACGCGGCGTTCGTGAACAGTTGGCGCTTCAACCCTCCCGACTGGGCAGGTATCGGCATGAAGACCGTCGTGGAACGCTGCGTTGTCACGACCGAGGTCATGAAGGACTCGGTGGCAGACAAGGCGGGTCTCGTGGCAGGCGACATCGTTCTCTCGTGGAACGGCGTCGTACCGAAAGACGACGCCCATCTCTGGCGGATGATCACGAACGTCGTACCCTCCGCCGTGGGTACCATGATGGTGAAGCGTGGGGACGAAATGAAGGAACTGAAGATCGCGCTCGGCATCTTCAAGGGCAGCGTCTTCACCCACGAACGGTACAAGCTGGAAGAGGTACCGGAAAAGAAGTAG
- the mraZ gene encoding division/cell wall cluster transcriptional repressor MraZ, producing the protein MFIGEYQHNIDAKGRMAVPAKFRGKLGNGAIITRGLDKCLFIFNAAEWETLAAKVTALPISQSGARAFSRFMMSGATDVEFDAQGRVLIPEHLRAYAGLSKVAVVAGVYNRIEVWDETAWKEYRTKTELASDEIAEKLGELGI; encoded by the coding sequence ATGTTCATCGGCGAATATCAACACAATATTGACGCGAAGGGTCGCATGGCGGTGCCGGCAAAGTTTCGAGGCAAGCTGGGAAACGGCGCCATTATCACGCGCGGGCTTGATAAATGTCTTTTCATATTTAATGCCGCGGAGTGGGAAACGCTTGCGGCAAAAGTGACCGCGCTTCCGATTTCGCAATCCGGCGCGCGCGCGTTTTCGCGATTCATGATGTCGGGTGCGACTGATGTGGAATTTGACGCGCAGGGGAGAGTCTTGATTCCCGAACATCTCCGTGCATACGCGGGACTTTCAAAAGTCGCGGTAGTGGCGGGCGTGTACAATCGCATTGAAGTATGGGATGAAACAGCGTGGAAAGAATATCGCACCAAAACCGAATTGGCGTCCGATGAGATTGCGGAAAAGCTGGGGGAATTAGGAATTTAG